The Actinomadura graeca nucleotide sequence ACATCCTGTGGCGCGGGATGGTCGCCTACTTCTCGTTCATCGACGCCCACAGCAAGTCCTTCGACATGCTCCTGCGCGAGCCGTTCGCCGCGTCCCCGCAGACCCTGGAGGCGATCGAGGCGACGCGGCGGCAGCAGAGCACGCTCATCGCGGGGGTGCTCACGACGTTCGCGCCATCGGCGCCGCGGGACGCCGTCGAGGCGTTCACCGAGATCATCATCGGCGCGAGCGAGCGGCTGGCGCAGTGGTGCACGCATCGCCCCGAGGTCTCGGCGGAGGACGCGGCGCGCTACATGACCGACTTCTGCTGGAACGGCCTGAGCCTCTACGTCTCGGCACCCTAGGTCGTGGTTCGAGTGACCGGGGTTGTAGTAAACACTGGATCATCGCACTCACGGAGGTGTCCATGCCCCTCGCGCACTTCGACGGAGCGCTCGCCGTCGTCACCGGAGCAGGCGGCGGGCTCGGCCGGGCCACCGCGCTGGCACTGGCCGGGCGCG carries:
- a CDS encoding TetR/AcrR family transcriptional regulator → MSGATSPPPRRRRMSRAERERQMLDVAEEVFGDRGYQAASMDEIAERCGVSKPMLYEYFGSKDGLLLACITRSKAELLDVTQKAMAGATAPEDILWRGMVAYFSFIDAHSKSFDMLLREPFAASPQTLEAIEATRRQQSTLIAGVLTTFAPSAPRDAVEAFTEIIIGASERLAQWCTHRPEVSAEDAARYMTDFCWNGLSLYVSAP